One stretch of Streptomyces sp. A2-16 DNA includes these proteins:
- a CDS encoding response regulator transcription factor: MRVLLVEDDEPVAQSLRRGLVRYGFEVEWVSTGGAALGHEGPYDVVLLDLGLPDTDGLDVCKALRERGDVPIIVISARSDETDRVVGLELGADDYVSKPFGVREVIARIRAVMRRARPRTEGAAAGPDVYGSRLTVDRKAARVRLDGEEVALAPKEYDLLAFLTEEPGALMSREQIMEAVWDANWFGPTKTLDVHVAALRRKLAGAIVIEAVRGVGFRLEIAGDDGAS; this comes from the coding sequence GTGCGCGTACTCCTGGTGGAAGACGATGAGCCGGTCGCCCAGTCCCTGAGACGAGGCCTGGTCCGCTACGGCTTCGAGGTCGAGTGGGTCTCCACCGGCGGGGCCGCGCTCGGCCACGAGGGCCCCTACGACGTCGTACTCCTCGATCTCGGTCTGCCCGACACCGACGGCCTCGACGTGTGCAAGGCGCTGCGGGAGCGCGGTGACGTGCCGATCATCGTCATCAGCGCGCGCAGCGACGAGACGGACCGGGTGGTCGGCCTGGAGCTCGGGGCCGACGACTACGTGTCCAAGCCGTTCGGGGTCCGGGAGGTCATCGCGCGGATACGGGCCGTGATGCGGCGCGCGCGACCCCGTACCGAAGGCGCCGCCGCCGGCCCCGACGTCTACGGCTCCCGTCTGACCGTCGACCGCAAGGCCGCCCGGGTCCGCCTCGACGGCGAGGAGGTGGCCCTCGCGCCCAAGGAGTACGACCTGCTGGCCTTCCTCACCGAGGAGCCGGGCGCGCTGATGTCGCGCGAGCAGATCATGGAGGCGGTCTGGGACGCGAACTGGTTCGGGCCGACCAAGACGCTGGACGTGCATGTGGCGGCGCTGCGGCGCAAGCTTGCCGGGGCGATCGTCATCGAGGCGGTGCGGGGGGTCGGCTTCCGGCTGGAGATCGCCGGGGACGACGGG
- a CDS encoding aspartate kinase yields MGLVVQKYGGSSVADAEGIKRVAKRIVEAKKNGHQVVVVVSAMGDTTDELIDLAEQVSPMPAGREFDMLLTAGERISMALLAMAIKNLGHEAQSFTGSQAGVITDSVHNKARIIDVTPGRIRESLDKGNIAIVAGFQGVSQDKKDITTLGRGGSDTTAVALAAALDAEVCEIYTDVDGVFTADPRVVKKAKKIDWISFEDMLELAASGSKVLLHRCVEYARRYNIPIHVRSSFSGLQGTWVSSEPIEQGDQKVEQAIISGVAHDTSEAKITVVGVPDKPGEAAVIFRTIADAEINIDMIVQNVSAASTGLTDISFTLPKAEGRKAIDALEKNKSGIGFDSLRYDDQIGKISLVGAGMKTNPGVTADFFTALSDAGVNIELISTSEIRISVVTRADDVNEAVRAVHSAFGLDSDSDEAVVYGGTGR; encoded by the coding sequence GTGGGCCTTGTCGTGCAGAAGTACGGAGGCTCCTCCGTAGCCGATGCCGAGGGCATCAAGCGCGTCGCCAAGCGAATCGTCGAAGCGAAGAAGAACGGCCACCAGGTGGTCGTCGTCGTTTCCGCGATGGGCGACACGACGGACGAGCTGATCGATCTCGCCGAGCAGGTATCACCCATGCCTGCCGGGCGTGAGTTCGACATGCTGCTGACCGCCGGAGAGCGTATCTCCATGGCACTGCTGGCCATGGCGATCAAAAACCTGGGCCACGAGGCCCAGTCCTTCACCGGCAGCCAGGCCGGCGTCATCACCGACTCGGTCCACAACAAAGCCCGGATCATCGACGTCACGCCGGGCCGCATCCGGGAGTCCCTGGACAAGGGCAACATCGCCATCGTCGCCGGCTTCCAGGGCGTCAGCCAGGACAAGAAGGACATCACCACGCTCGGGCGCGGTGGCTCCGACACCACCGCCGTCGCCCTCGCGGCCGCCCTCGACGCCGAGGTCTGCGAGATCTACACCGACGTCGACGGTGTGTTCACCGCCGACCCGCGCGTGGTGAAGAAGGCGAAGAAGATCGACTGGATCTCCTTCGAGGACATGCTGGAGCTCGCCGCCTCCGGTTCGAAGGTGCTGCTCCACCGCTGTGTGGAGTACGCCCGTCGCTACAACATCCCGATCCATGTGCGCTCGTCCTTCAGCGGACTGCAGGGCACGTGGGTGAGCAGTGAGCCGATCGAGCAAGGGGACCAGAAGGTGGAGCAGGCCATCATCTCCGGTGTCGCGCACGACACCTCCGAGGCCAAGATCACGGTCGTCGGCGTGCCGGACAAGCCGGGTGAGGCCGCGGTGATCTTCCGTACGATCGCGGACGCCGAGATCAACATCGACATGATCGTGCAGAACGTCTCCGCCGCCTCCACCGGGCTGACGGACATCTCCTTCACGCTCCCCAAGGCGGAGGGCCGCAAGGCCATCGACGCCCTGGAGAAGAACAAGTCCGGCATCGGCTTCGACTCGCTGCGCTACGACGACCAGATCGGCAAGATCTCCCTGGTCGGCGCGGGCATGAAGACCAACCCGGGCGTCACGGCGGACTTCTTCACCGCCCTGTCCGACGCGGGCGTGAACATCGAGCTGATCTCGACCTCCGAGATCCGCATCTCGGTCGTCACCCGCGCCGACGACGTCAACGAGGCCGTCCGCGCCGTCCACAGCGCCTTCGGTCTCGACTCCGACAGCGACGAGGCCGTGGTCTACGGAGGCACCGGCCGATGA
- a CDS encoding aspartate-semialdehyde dehydrogenase has product MTVRPTLAVVGATGAVGTVMLQILSQHADIWGEIRLIASPRSAGRKLAVRGEQVEVVALSEEAFDGVDVAMFDVPDEVAEQWAPVAAARGAVVVDNSGAFRMDPDVPLVVPEVNPHAVRMRPRGIIANPNCTTLSMIVALGALHAEFGLRELVVSSYQAVSGAGRAGVETLRQQLSLVAGTELGTHPGDVRRAVGDNTGPFPEPVALNVVPWAGSPREDGWSSEEMKVRDESRKILGLPALPVAVTCVRVPVVTVHSLTVHARFEGEVTVRKAREILATAPGVVLFDDPAAGEFPTPADVVGTDPTWVGRVRRALDDPTALELFVCGDNLRKGAALNTAQIAELVAAEFG; this is encoded by the coding sequence ATGACCGTACGCCCGACGCTCGCGGTCGTAGGCGCGACCGGGGCCGTCGGCACGGTCATGCTCCAGATCCTGTCCCAGCACGCGGACATCTGGGGCGAGATCCGACTGATCGCCTCTCCCCGCTCGGCCGGCCGCAAGCTGGCCGTGCGGGGGGAGCAGGTCGAGGTGGTGGCCCTGTCGGAGGAGGCCTTCGACGGGGTCGACGTCGCCATGTTCGACGTGCCCGACGAGGTGGCCGAGCAGTGGGCCCCGGTCGCCGCCGCGCGCGGTGCCGTCGTCGTGGACAACTCCGGCGCCTTCCGGATGGACCCCGACGTGCCCCTCGTCGTCCCCGAGGTCAATCCGCACGCGGTCCGGATGCGTCCGCGCGGGATCATCGCCAACCCCAACTGCACGACCCTGTCCATGATCGTCGCCCTGGGCGCGCTGCACGCCGAGTTCGGGCTGCGGGAGCTGGTGGTGTCCAGCTACCAGGCGGTGAGCGGCGCCGGGCGGGCCGGTGTGGAGACCCTGCGCCAGCAGCTGTCCCTGGTCGCGGGCACCGAGCTCGGTACGCACCCCGGCGATGTGCGGCGGGCCGTCGGCGACAACACCGGGCCGTTCCCGGAGCCGGTCGCGCTCAACGTCGTGCCGTGGGCCGGGTCCCCGCGCGAGGACGGCTGGTCCTCGGAGGAGATGAAGGTGCGGGACGAGTCCCGCAAGATCCTCGGCCTGCCCGCGCTGCCGGTCGCCGTGACCTGTGTCCGGGTCCCGGTGGTCACCGTGCACTCCCTCACCGTCCACGCCCGCTTCGAGGGCGAGGTCACCGTCCGCAAGGCGCGCGAGATCCTCGCCACCGCCCCCGGGGTCGTCCTCTTCGACGATCCGGCGGCCGGTGAGTTCCCCACCCCCGCCGACGTCGTCGGCACCGATCCCACCTGGGTCGGGCGGGTCCGGCGGGCCCTCGACGACCCCACGGCGCTCGAACTCTTCGTGTGCGGGGACAACCTGCGCAAGGGCGCCGCGCTCAACACCGCGCAGATCGCGGAGCTCGTGGCGGCCGAGTTCGGGTGA
- a CDS encoding SigE family RNA polymerase sigma factor, with translation MAQVLDFPAAPSGAAVLRPRRPGAPGGMPVIAPMPAARPARIPSQRDGAEYAEDTAAAGTTVDHLTETYRAHYRSLLGLAALLLDDTASCEDVVQEAFIRVHSARKRVRDPEKTLAYLRQTVVNLSRSALRRRILGLKLLSKPMPDMASAEEGAYDQLERDSLIKAMKGLQRRQREVLVLRYFADMTEAQVADTLGISLGSVKAYGSRGIAALRVAMEEPV, from the coding sequence GTGGCTCAGGTACTCGACTTCCCTGCCGCGCCGAGCGGCGCGGCTGTCCTCCGGCCCCGCAGGCCCGGGGCGCCCGGTGGCATGCCGGTGATCGCGCCCATGCCCGCAGCGCGGCCCGCCCGCATACCCAGTCAGCGTGACGGAGCCGAGTACGCCGAGGACACGGCGGCAGCCGGTACCACCGTCGACCACCTCACCGAGACCTACCGGGCGCACTACCGCTCCCTGCTGGGCCTCGCCGCTCTCCTGCTCGACGACACCGCCTCCTGCGAGGACGTCGTCCAGGAGGCCTTCATCCGGGTCCACTCGGCGCGCAAGCGCGTCCGCGACCCGGAGAAGACCCTCGCGTATCTGCGCCAGACGGTCGTCAACCTCTCCCGCTCTGCCCTGCGCCGGCGCATCCTCGGGCTCAAGCTGCTCTCCAAGCCGATGCCCGACATGGCGAGCGCCGAGGAGGGGGCCTACGACCAGCTGGAGCGCGACTCGCTCATCAAGGCCATGAAGGGCCTGCAGCGCCGTCAGCGCGAGGTCCTGGTCCTGCGCTACTTCGCGGACATGACCGAGGCCCAGGTCGCCGATACGCTCGGCATCTCGCTGGGCTCCGTGAAGGCGTACGGCTCCCGCGGGATCGCCGCACTGCGGGTCGCCATGGAGGAGCCGGTATGA
- a CDS encoding SURF1 family protein — protein MYRFLLTPRWFGINVFVLLAIPFCVFMGSWQLSRFEDRMSESRDAEKQVVTDVREAPRPLAKLLPVNKATSGKQVTATGRYDKQLLVPDRQLDDREGYYVLALLRTDGGKALPVVRGWLPGTPDPSKVPAAPKGEVTVTGALQASETPGDNGVSAQGGLPAGQTAAISAASLINLVPYDVYDAWVTLNTGDAGMKAVPATAPADSGLDLKAFQNLGYTGEWFVFAGFVVFMWFRLVRREVEFVRDAELGILPDDDEPQPQEQPQEKATA, from the coding sequence GTGTACCGGTTTCTGCTGACACCCCGCTGGTTTGGCATCAACGTCTTCGTGCTGCTCGCCATCCCGTTCTGCGTCTTCATGGGGTCGTGGCAGCTGAGCCGGTTCGAGGACCGGATGTCCGAGAGCCGGGACGCCGAGAAGCAGGTCGTCACCGACGTGCGGGAGGCCCCGCGGCCGCTGGCGAAGCTGCTGCCGGTGAACAAGGCGACCTCCGGCAAGCAGGTCACCGCGACCGGCCGGTACGACAAGCAGCTGCTCGTCCCCGACCGGCAACTGGACGACCGCGAGGGGTACTACGTCCTGGCGCTGCTGCGCACCGACGGCGGCAAGGCCCTGCCCGTGGTCCGGGGCTGGCTGCCGGGCACCCCCGATCCGTCGAAGGTCCCGGCCGCGCCGAAGGGCGAGGTCACCGTCACCGGCGCGTTGCAGGCGTCGGAGACCCCGGGGGACAACGGCGTCAGTGCGCAGGGCGGGCTCCCGGCCGGGCAGACCGCGGCGATCAGCGCGGCCTCGCTGATCAACCTCGTGCCGTACGACGTGTACGACGCGTGGGTCACCCTCAACACCGGCGACGCGGGGATGAAGGCCGTACCGGCGACCGCGCCCGCCGACAGCGGGCTGGACCTGAAGGCCTTCCAGAACCTCGGCTACACCGGTGAGTGGTTCGTCTTCGCCGGCTTCGTGGTCTTCATGTGGTTCCGTCTGGTGCGCCGCGAGGTGGAGTTCGTCCGGGACGCGGAACTGGGCATCCTCCCGGACGACGACGAGCCGCAGCCGCAGGAGCAGCCCCAGGAGAAGGCGACCGCCTGA
- a CDS encoding nuclear transport factor 2 family protein, translated as MTDLRKTVESFWTSLEARDWSTFADTLAEDVAYTLPQTRERIRGRERYVEFNREYPGDWHLRVERIVAEPDQAVARVHFTVGLEEMYSITFFTGDESGRISAVTDFWPEPYEPPAGRDHLAERY; from the coding sequence ATGACCGATCTGCGCAAGACCGTCGAGAGTTTCTGGACCTCTCTGGAGGCCCGTGACTGGAGCACGTTCGCGGACACCCTCGCCGAGGACGTCGCCTACACCCTCCCGCAGACCCGCGAGCGCATCAGGGGAAGGGAGCGGTACGTCGAGTTCAACCGGGAGTACCCGGGCGACTGGCACCTGCGGGTGGAGCGGATCGTCGCCGAGCCGGACCAGGCCGTCGCCCGGGTCCACTTCACGGTGGGTCTCGAGGAGATGTACAGCATCACGTTCTTCACCGGGGACGAGAGCGGCCGTATATCCGCCGTCACCGACTTCTGGCCGGAGCCGTACGAACCCCCGGCGGGCCGGGACCACCTCGCCGAAAGGTACTGA
- a CDS encoding prolyl oligopeptidase family serine peptidase — MTESNGSAAAERKNEMPDWEQRFRAPRVSLPDWAEDAPDRSLFVSNATGTYELYAWDRVTGEQRQVTDRPNGTTDGVLSPDGAWIWWFDDKDGDEFGIWRRQPFEGGADEPAAPGLEASYPAGLALGRDGRTAVVGRSTDDEGTSIHLVRTGEDPVEIYRHRESAGVGDVSHDGSLIAIEHTEHGDAMHSALRVVRPDGKAVAELDDTEGGTEELGLEVLGFAPVDGDTRLLVGHQRRGRWEPLVWDVATGVESDLALDLPGDVGAEWYPDGTGLLVVHSFEARSELFRYDLESGKLEKVQTPAGSVSGATARPDGSVEYLWSSAAEPSAVRSTTGEVVLDPPGPKSPGSVPVEDVWVDGPGGRIHALVQRPAGTTGPLPTVFDIHGGPTWHDSDSFAAGPAAWVDHGYAVVRVNYRGSTGYGREWTDALKHRVGLIELEDIAAVREWAVASGLADPDRLILTGGSWGGYLTLLGLGTQPDAWALGIAAVPVADYVTAFHDEMEALKAMDRTLLGGTPEEVPERFEASSPLTYVDQVKVPVYISAGVNDPRCPIRQIDNYVKRLESRGAVHEVYRYDAGHGSLVVDERIKQVRLELDFAARHLG, encoded by the coding sequence ATGACTGAGAGCAACGGGTCCGCCGCGGCCGAGCGGAAGAACGAGATGCCGGATTGGGAGCAGCGCTTCCGGGCCCCCCGGGTGTCGCTGCCCGACTGGGCGGAGGACGCCCCCGACCGCTCCTTGTTCGTCTCCAACGCCACGGGGACGTACGAGCTGTACGCCTGGGACCGGGTCACCGGCGAACAGCGTCAGGTCACGGACCGGCCGAACGGCACCACGGACGGCGTGCTCTCCCCGGACGGCGCGTGGATCTGGTGGTTCGACGACAAGGACGGCGACGAGTTCGGCATCTGGCGCCGCCAGCCCTTCGAGGGCGGCGCGGACGAGCCCGCCGCGCCCGGTCTCGAGGCCTCCTACCCGGCGGGCCTGGCCCTGGGCCGGGACGGCCGTACGGCGGTCGTGGGCCGCTCGACCGACGACGAGGGCACCTCCATCCACCTCGTGCGCACCGGCGAGGACCCGGTGGAGATCTACCGGCACCGCGAGTCGGCGGGCGTCGGCGACGTCTCCCACGACGGCTCGCTGATCGCGATCGAGCACACCGAGCACGGCGACGCCATGCACTCGGCGCTGCGCGTGGTGCGCCCCGACGGCAAGGCGGTCGCCGAGCTCGACGACACCGAGGGCGGCACCGAGGAACTGGGCCTCGAGGTCCTCGGCTTCGCCCCGGTCGACGGCGACACCCGGCTGCTCGTCGGCCATCAGCGGCGCGGCCGTTGGGAGCCCCTGGTGTGGGACGTGGCCACCGGCGTGGAGAGCGACCTCGCCCTGGACCTGCCCGGTGACGTGGGCGCCGAGTGGTACCCGGACGGCACCGGGCTGCTCGTCGTGCACAGCTTCGAGGCCCGCAGCGAGCTCTTCCGGTACGACCTGGAGAGCGGCAAGCTGGAGAAGGTCCAGACCCCGGCCGGCTCGGTCTCGGGGGCGACGGCCCGCCCCGACGGCAGTGTCGAGTACCTGTGGTCCTCGGCCGCCGAGCCCTCGGCGGTGCGCTCGACGACCGGCGAGGTGGTCCTGGACCCGCCCGGTCCGAAGTCCCCCGGTTCGGTGCCGGTGGAGGACGTGTGGGTGGACGGTCCGGGCGGCCGGATCCACGCCCTGGTCCAGAGGCCGGCCGGGACGACCGGGCCGCTGCCGACGGTCTTCGACATCCACGGCGGACCGACCTGGCACGACAGCGACTCCTTCGCGGCGGGTCCGGCGGCCTGGGTGGACCACGGGTACGCGGTCGTCAGGGTCAACTACCGCGGTTCCACGGGGTACGGCCGCGAGTGGACCGACGCGCTGAAGCACCGGGTCGGCCTGATCGAGCTGGAGGACATCGCGGCGGTGCGGGAGTGGGCGGTCGCCTCCGGCCTCGCCGACCCCGACCGGCTGATCCTCACCGGCGGTTCGTGGGGCGGCTACCTCACCCTCCTCGGTCTGGGCACCCAGCCGGACGCATGGGCGCTGGGCATCGCGGCGGTGCCGGTCGCGGACTACGTGACAGCGTTCCACGACGAGATGGAAGCGCTGAAGGCGATGGACCGGACGCTGCTGGGCGGCACGCCGGAGGAGGTGCCGGAGCGCTTCGAGGCGTCGTCGCCGCTGACGTACGTGGACCAGGTGAAGGTCCCGGTGTACATCTCGGCGGGCGTCAACGACCCGCGGTGCCCGATCCGCCAGATCGACAACTACGTCAAGCGGCTGGAGTCGAGGGGCGCGGTCCACGAGGTGTACCGGTACGACGCCGGGCACGGGTCGCTGGTGGTGGACGAGCGGATCAAGCAGGTGAGGCTGGAACTGGACTTCGCGGCCCGGCATCTGGGCTAG
- a CDS encoding NAD-binding protein, whose amino-acid sequence MVVCGDDGLAHRLAAELRGVYGEQVTLVVPASERSVRPPVVVRARTASALLDRVVTAAAGLTGNGGAGGGNGNGAVAPTGEPPGGIRLMEAAEPSEAALAEAGVDRADALALVYDDDETNIRAALTARRLNPRLRLVLRLYNRRLGQHIEELLDQASALSAGGPADGTGFDASTTVLSDADTAAPALAATALTGTSKVLQTGGLLLRAVERPPTAAGQGAGPGLATLALLSPTDTAGPAGDQGPTLLPDAAAVRDGSGRATVVLEQVSYAGPALPDGRGVMPWFASLFSPRLRWSLAGMVGCVVALAVALWLVTGIHPLRAFYLTLLDLFAIDDPAIGQSVGRQILQLLSGFAGLLLLPVLLAAVLEVLGTFRTASSLRKPPRGLGGHVVLLGLGKIGTRVLTRLRELNIPVVCVESDPEARGLATARRLRVPVVLGDVTQEGVLEAAKIHRAHALLAVTSADTTNLEAVLYARAVRPDLRVVLRLYDDDFATAVYRTLRAAHPGASTRSRSVSHLAAPAFAGAMMGRQILGAFPVERRVLLFAAVDVGGHPQLEGRTVGEAFRAGSWRVLAREESGDAPGLAWDLPDTYVLQGSDRVVLAATRRGLAELLGRRGREQAGA is encoded by the coding sequence ATGGTGGTGTGCGGGGACGACGGGCTCGCGCACCGGCTGGCGGCCGAACTCAGAGGGGTCTACGGCGAACAGGTCACCCTCGTCGTACCGGCCTCCGAACGGTCCGTGCGGCCCCCGGTGGTCGTGCGGGCCAGGACCGCGTCCGCGCTGCTCGACCGGGTGGTGACCGCGGCCGCAGGACTGACCGGCAACGGCGGTGCGGGCGGCGGCAACGGCAACGGCGCTGTCGCCCCCACCGGTGAACCCCCGGGCGGGATACGGCTGATGGAGGCCGCCGAACCGAGCGAGGCGGCGCTCGCGGAGGCGGGCGTGGACCGCGCGGACGCGCTCGCGCTCGTGTACGACGACGACGAGACCAACATCCGCGCCGCCCTCACCGCCCGCCGCCTCAACCCCCGGCTGCGGCTCGTGCTGCGGCTCTACAACCGGCGCCTGGGCCAGCACATCGAGGAACTCCTCGACCAGGCCTCGGCGTTGTCCGCCGGCGGCCCGGCCGACGGCACCGGCTTCGACGCCTCCACCACCGTGCTCTCGGACGCCGACACGGCCGCGCCCGCGCTGGCCGCCACCGCCCTCACCGGCACCAGCAAGGTGCTCCAGACCGGCGGTCTGCTGCTGCGGGCCGTCGAACGGCCCCCGACCGCGGCCGGGCAGGGCGCCGGCCCGGGTCTGGCCACGCTGGCCCTGCTCTCGCCGACCGACACCGCCGGGCCCGCGGGCGATCAGGGTCCGACCCTGCTGCCGGACGCGGCGGCGGTACGGGACGGCAGCGGGCGCGCGACCGTCGTGCTGGAGCAGGTGTCGTACGCCGGGCCCGCGTTGCCCGACGGACGGGGCGTGATGCCGTGGTTCGCCTCGCTGTTCTCGCCGCGGCTGCGCTGGTCGCTGGCCGGGATGGTGGGGTGCGTGGTCGCGCTCGCCGTCGCGCTGTGGCTGGTGACCGGGATCCACCCCCTGCGCGCCTTCTATCTGACGCTGCTCGACCTGTTCGCGATCGACGACCCCGCGATCGGCCAGTCCGTCGGACGGCAGATCCTCCAGCTCCTGTCCGGATTCGCCGGACTGCTGCTCCTCCCGGTGCTCCTCGCCGCGGTCCTGGAGGTCCTCGGCACCTTCCGCACCGCGTCCTCCCTGCGCAAGCCGCCCCGGGGCCTCGGCGGACACGTCGTGCTGCTCGGACTCGGGAAGATCGGCACCCGGGTGCTGACCCGGCTGCGGGAGCTGAACATCCCGGTGGTGTGCGTCGAGTCCGACCCCGAGGCACGCGGACTGGCCACGGCGCGGCGGCTGCGGGTACCGGTGGTGCTCGGGGATGTCACGCAGGAGGGGGTCCTGGAGGCCGCCAAGATCCACCGCGCGCACGCACTGCTCGCGGTGACCAGCGCGGACACCACGAACCTGGAGGCCGTGCTCTACGCGCGGGCCGTGCGGCCCGATCTGCGGGTGGTGCTGCGGCTGTACGACGACGACTTCGCGACGGCGGTGTACCGCACCCTGCGGGCCGCGCACCCCGGTGCGTCCACCCGCAGCCGCAGCGTCTCGCATCTGGCGGCTCCCGCGTTCGCCGGGGCGATGATGGGGCGGCAGATCCTGGGCGCGTTCCCGGTCGAGCGGCGGGTGCTGCTGTTCGCGGCGGTGGACGTGGGCGGGCATCCGCAGCTGGAGGGCAGGACGGTGGGCGAGGCGTTCCGGGCGGGGTCCTGGCGGGTGCTGGCCCGGGAGGAGTCCGGGGACGCTCCGGGGCTGGCGTGGGATCTGCCGGACACCTATGTCCTGCAGGGCTCGGACCGGGTGGTGCTGGCGGCGACTCGGCGGGGGTTGGCGGAGCTGCTGGGGCGCAGGGGGCGGGAACAGGCGGGGGCATAG
- a CDS encoding permease: MAVTKAPPHTRDTGEDRHPAPDPAPRPAPDPEARRLNSPLVLTLLMLLVVLCQGPIRGALGAPVMQSWMTVFVAVLVQALPFLVLGVLLSAAIAVFVPPSFFARALPKNPALAVPVAGAAGVVLPGCECASVPVAGALVRRGVTPAAALAFLLSAPAINPIVLTATAVAFPRNPEMVVARLVASLLVACAMGWLWLRLGRTDLLKEPTRHAYEGQGRGAAFWGSVRHDVMHAGGFLVVGAMAAATLKAVVPQTWLRTAAENPVIAVLALAALAVVLSICSEADAFVAASLTQFSLTARLTFLVVGPMIDLKLFAMQTGTFGRAFALRFAPATLALAIVVSVLTGWVML, from the coding sequence GTGGCCGTCACCAAAGCTCCCCCGCACACGCGGGACACCGGCGAGGACCGGCATCCGGCACCGGACCCCGCACCGCGTCCGGCGCCGGATCCGGAAGCGCGGCGCCTGAACTCGCCGCTCGTGCTGACCCTGCTGATGCTGCTGGTGGTGCTCTGCCAGGGCCCGATCCGCGGGGCGCTGGGCGCGCCGGTGATGCAGAGCTGGATGACGGTGTTCGTCGCCGTGCTCGTCCAGGCGCTGCCCTTCCTGGTGCTCGGGGTGCTGCTCTCGGCGGCGATCGCGGTGTTCGTGCCGCCGTCGTTCTTCGCCCGCGCCCTGCCGAAGAACCCCGCCCTCGCGGTGCCGGTGGCCGGGGCGGCGGGTGTGGTGCTGCCGGGCTGCGAGTGCGCGTCCGTGCCGGTGGCGGGCGCCCTGGTCCGGCGGGGTGTCACTCCGGCCGCGGCCCTCGCCTTCCTGCTCTCCGCCCCGGCGATCAACCCGATCGTGCTGACGGCGACCGCCGTGGCCTTCCCGCGCAACCCGGAGATGGTCGTGGCCCGGCTCGTCGCGAGCCTGCTGGTGGCCTGCGCGATGGGCTGGCTGTGGCTGCGCCTCGGCCGCACGGACCTGCTGAAGGAGCCGACCCGGCACGCGTACGAGGGCCAGGGCAGGGGCGCCGCCTTCTGGGGCTCGGTCCGGCACGACGTGATGCACGCGGGCGGCTTCCTGGTCGTGGGCGCCATGGCGGCGGCCACCCTGAAGGCCGTGGTGCCGCAGACGTGGCTGCGTACGGCGGCCGAGAACCCGGTGATCGCCGTGCTGGCGCTGGCCGCCCTGGCCGTGGTGCTGTCGATCTGCTCGGAGGCGGACGCGTTCGTGGCCGCCTCGCTCACCCAGTTCTCGCTCACCGCGCGGCTGACCTTCCTGGTCGTCGGCCCCATGATCGACCTCAAGCTGTTCGCGATGCAGACGGGCACCTTCGGCCGCGCCTTCGCCCTGCGGTTCGCCCCCGCCACCCTCGCCCTCGCGATCGTGGTCTCGGTCCTGACCGGGTGGGTGATGCTGTGA
- a CDS encoding TIGR03943 family protein: protein MNRQAQSAVLFVLGAALLHAGLTDLYLRYVKAGLRPLVLAAGVVLIATALATAWYEWRARAGQKKRHAEEHAGDHVEEHVEEHAGEHAHREPRVSWLLVLPLFALILVAPPALGSYSAMRTGTALQQSYGYTKLPESGPLRLGLADYAGRAVYEHGRGLAGRQIVITGFVALDHSGAPYLVRMALNCCAADAQPVKVGLTGRIPPVLKPDGWLQVTGTYTAKRTKDTVNGGPIPYLDVTEAKPVATPHDPYDETWNN, encoded by the coding sequence GTGAACCGGCAGGCACAGTCGGCGGTCCTGTTCGTCCTCGGCGCGGCCCTCCTGCACGCGGGCCTGACCGACCTCTACCTCCGCTACGTCAAGGCGGGCCTGCGCCCGCTGGTCCTCGCGGCCGGTGTCGTCCTCATCGCGACGGCGCTGGCGACGGCCTGGTACGAGTGGCGGGCCAGGGCCGGGCAGAAGAAGCGGCACGCGGAGGAGCACGCAGGGGACCACGTGGAGGAGCACGTGGAGGAGCACGCGGGGGAGCACGCCCATCGCGAACCCCGGGTCTCCTGGCTGCTCGTCCTGCCCCTGTTCGCCCTGATCCTCGTCGCCCCGCCCGCCCTCGGCTCCTACAGCGCCATGCGCACGGGGACGGCCCTGCAGCAGTCGTACGGCTACACGAAGCTCCCGGAGAGCGGGCCCCTGCGGCTCGGCCTCGCCGACTACGCGGGCCGCGCGGTCTACGAGCACGGCAGGGGCCTGGCCGGTCGGCAGATCGTCATCACCGGGTTCGTCGCCCTGGACCACTCCGGCGCGCCCTACCTGGTCCGCATGGCCCTCAACTGCTGTGCGGCGGACGCCCAGCCGGTGAAGGTCGGGCTCACCGGGCGGATCCCGCCGGTCCTCAAGCCGGACGGCTGGCTCCAGGTCACCGGCACCTACACGGCCAAGCGGACCAAGGACACGGTGAACGGCGGCCCGATCCCGTACCTCGACGTCACCGAGGCCAAGCCGGTGGCGACGCCGCACGACCCGTACGACGAGACCTGGAACAACTGA